Proteins encoded in a region of the Mercenaria mercenaria strain notata chromosome 1, MADL_Memer_1, whole genome shotgun sequence genome:
- the LOC123538981 gene encoding galectin-3-like isoform X3 — protein sequence MSDTDRRRMDGDTNHRADIDRASSGTGRVDGSTIDEFRDRRQFSWYPPVPFVRETGILTPSNIIFICGVPHPQASRFTVYLQKGDSHEPPLVAMCVDARFVFGGDRNIVVRNHKDGNWGREERNISYFPFRPNASFEMIILVEQNCFKVAVNNKHMLEFNHRITPGDIDTVRIDGDVTLHQVRIQY from the exons atgtcggATACAGATCGTCGCAGAATG GATGGTGATACGAATCACAGAGCTGATATTGACAGAGCATCAAGTGGTACAGGCCGTGTTGATGGATCAACGATTGATGAATTCCGAGATCGCAGGCAATTTTCCTGGTATCCC CCTGTACCATTTGTACGGGAGACTGGCATTCTCACGCCaagtaatattattttcatttgcgGAGTTCCACACCCACAGGCAAGCAG GTTTACCGTTTACCTACAAAAAGGAGACAGTCATGAACCTCCATTAGTCGCAATGTGTGTTGATGCCAGATTTGTCTTCGGAGGTGACCGAAACATTGTTGTTCGGAATCATAAAGATGGCAACTGGGGTCGAGAGGAGAGGAATATCTCTTATTTCCCATTCAGGCCAAATGCATCCTTTGAAATGATTATCTTGGTTGAGCAAAACTGTTTTAAG GTTGCCGTAAACAACAAACACATGCTGGAGTTCAATCACAGGATCACACCTGGTGATATTGATACAGTCCGCATTGATGGCGACGTAACGCTCCACCAAGTCCGGATCCAGTATTGA
- the LOC123538981 gene encoding galectin-8-like isoform X1, with protein MSDTDRRRMDGDTNHRADIDRASSGTGRVDGSTIDEFRDRRQFSWYPRDSASSELSDSRDPRHHQVIGFTILQPVPFVRETGILTPSNIIFICGVPHPQASRFTVYLQKGDSHEPPLVAMCVDARFVFGGDRNIVVRNHKDGNWGREERNISYFPFRPNASFEMIILVEQNCFKVAVNNKHMLEFNHRITPGDIDTVRIDGDVTLHQVRIQY; from the exons atgtcggATACAGATCGTCGCAGAATG GATGGTGATACGAATCACAGAGCTGATATTGACAGAGCATCAAGTGGTACAGGCCGTGTTGATGGATCAACGATTGATGAATTCCGAGATCGCAGGCAATTTTCCTGGTATCCC CGTGACAGTGCCTCCAGTGAATTAAGCGATAGCAGAGACCCAAGACACCATCAAGTGATT GGTTTCACTATATTGCAGCCTGTACCATTTGTACGGGAGACTGGCATTCTCACGCCaagtaatattattttcatttgcgGAGTTCCACACCCACAGGCAAGCAG GTTTACCGTTTACCTACAAAAAGGAGACAGTCATGAACCTCCATTAGTCGCAATGTGTGTTGATGCCAGATTTGTCTTCGGAGGTGACCGAAACATTGTTGTTCGGAATCATAAAGATGGCAACTGGGGTCGAGAGGAGAGGAATATCTCTTATTTCCCATTCAGGCCAAATGCATCCTTTGAAATGATTATCTTGGTTGAGCAAAACTGTTTTAAG GTTGCCGTAAACAACAAACACATGCTGGAGTTCAATCACAGGATCACACCTGGTGATATTGATACAGTCCGCATTGATGGCGACGTAACGCTCCACCAAGTCCGGATCCAGTATTGA
- the LOC123538981 gene encoding galectin-8-like isoform X2: MSDTDRRRMDGDTNHRADIDRASSGTGRVDGSTIDEFRDRRQFSWYPRDSASSELSDSRDPRHHQVIPVPFVRETGILTPSNIIFICGVPHPQASRFTVYLQKGDSHEPPLVAMCVDARFVFGGDRNIVVRNHKDGNWGREERNISYFPFRPNASFEMIILVEQNCFKVAVNNKHMLEFNHRITPGDIDTVRIDGDVTLHQVRIQY, translated from the exons atgtcggATACAGATCGTCGCAGAATG GATGGTGATACGAATCACAGAGCTGATATTGACAGAGCATCAAGTGGTACAGGCCGTGTTGATGGATCAACGATTGATGAATTCCGAGATCGCAGGCAATTTTCCTGGTATCCC CGTGACAGTGCCTCCAGTGAATTAAGCGATAGCAGAGACCCAAGACACCATCAAGTGATT CCTGTACCATTTGTACGGGAGACTGGCATTCTCACGCCaagtaatattattttcatttgcgGAGTTCCACACCCACAGGCAAGCAG GTTTACCGTTTACCTACAAAAAGGAGACAGTCATGAACCTCCATTAGTCGCAATGTGTGTTGATGCCAGATTTGTCTTCGGAGGTGACCGAAACATTGTTGTTCGGAATCATAAAGATGGCAACTGGGGTCGAGAGGAGAGGAATATCTCTTATTTCCCATTCAGGCCAAATGCATCCTTTGAAATGATTATCTTGGTTGAGCAAAACTGTTTTAAG GTTGCCGTAAACAACAAACACATGCTGGAGTTCAATCACAGGATCACACCTGGTGATATTGATACAGTCCGCATTGATGGCGACGTAACGCTCCACCAAGTCCGGATCCAGTATTGA